TCTTTGATGCTGATGCAAGAATGGCACCTTCAGCTGTTGAGAAAGCACTGGCGACCTTGTACAAATACCATGCTGCTATGATAAGCGGATTTCCAAACTATCCGAGCCGTAACCTGTTTGCAAGCCTGCTCGTTCCACTGCAGCATATGGTCGTCTTGCTCCATTTACCCTTGATGGTCGCTAATTCCACTTTAAAACCGAAATTCACTGCAGCATGCGGCATCTTTATTTTGATAAATAGAGAAGTATACGATCTGATCGGCGGACACGCATCTGTAAAAAATTCCTTAGTGGAAGATGTCGATATCGCTCGTGAAGTTAAGAAGTCCGGGTATAAAATGATCCTAGCCAATCTTACTCCTACCGTTGTTTCTTTCATGTATGATACCGCTAAAGAAACTTGGGAAGGGTTTAAAAAAAACATTTTCCCTGGCTTAGGCCGGTCAAAAATCATGGTAACTGGTATCATTTTGGTTTACAGTGTTTTGTTTCTCACTCCATTTGCCTATGCAATGACTGGACTTGCACTTGGAAACTGGACTTTACTGCTCCCTTTTCTGCTCACGGTTGCTTTTAAAATGTTCGTAGATGCACGAACCGGCCACCCTTTATGGCTTGCGTGGCTTCTGCCCGTTTCTATTGCAGCGCTTTTAGCAGTAATGATTAGTTCCATGCTTACACATGTAAGAGGAAAAGCATACAAATGGAAAGGGAGGTCTTACGAGTGAAGGTAATCATAATTGGAGGCGGCCTCGGAGGATTATCTGCTGCTGTAACACTAGCCAGACATGGTGCATCCGTAAAACTTTTTGAAAAAAATCCCCATTTTGGCGGAAAAATGATGCCGATAGACTTAGATGGGTATCATTTTGATTTTGGGCCGAATACGATTACTATGCCGGAAGTTTTTAAAGAAGTCTTTACTCAAGGTGGTCTTGCTGCCAAGGATCAGCCTGTTTTCGAAAAAATTGAACGGCATACGAGAAACCAATTTCCTGATGGAGGTCATTTTGATTTTTCCTCGGATCATCAGGATATGAAGAATCAAATCGCCGCCCTTGAACCCGGGAAGGAACATCAGTATGATTCCTTTACAAGAGAGGTGGAGCGTTTATATAACCTTTCCAAGCAAAGCTTTCTCAACAGAACTTTTTCAAGCTGGAAGGATTACCTCTCCCCTTCATTGGCAGCAAAGATCGTGCAAGTAAAACCATGGCAGAACATGGATTCGTTTTTCGCCAAATATTTCAGCCATCCCTATATCCGCCAATCTTTAAACCGGTATGCAACTTATATAGGATCAAGTCCGTTTCATGCTCCGGCGACGTTTGCTATGATCGCTCATTTGGAACTTAATCAAGGGGTCTATTATGTAAGAGGAGGGAATACGAAAATTGCTGAAGCATTTGTCAAAGCAGCAAAGAAACAAGGAGCAGAATTGTATAACAACACGAAAATCCAGCGAATTACCACTGCCAACAGGAAAGTAACTGGAGTAGTAACACAAGAAGGAGATTTTCAGGAAGCCGATTACGTCATTTTGAATGGAGATCTTCTTCACTCTATACCTGAGCTGATTGAAAATGAAAAACGCAACCATCTGTCAGATGATAAAATTAACAGCTACGACCCTTCGACTTCAGCATTCGTTTTATTAGCCGGTCTTAATAAAAGACTGGACCAACTGCACCATCATCATCTTTTATTTTCAGCGGACTACCACAAAGAATTTAATAGCTTGAAAAACGGCGATTATCCAACGGATCCGACCATCTATATATCTACATCATCCAAATCTGACCCAACAGTTTCTCCTTACGGTGATAATTGTTTCCTATTAGTCAATGCCCCACCTGTCGGGGCAGGCAGAAATGACGTGGATCCAGAGGAAGTTAAAGAAAGAATCTACTCACTATTAAATACTGCCGGCATTCCCATTAAAAACTATATTCAAGCAGAAGAAGTTTGGACTCCTGAGAAAATAGCAAGTCAATTCGGAGCATTTAAAGGGGCTATTTATGGTCCCAGCTCAAATAATAAACGTCAAGCATTTATGCGTCCATTTAATCGATCCCTTGATTTTTCAAACTTGTATTTCTGCGGCGGCAGTACTCATCCAGGAGGAGGGGCCCCTTTAGTCGTTTTAAGCGGCCAAAATGTAGCAAATCAACTATTAGGCAGACTTGTAATTATGGAATGATGAAGTAGAAAGCAGATTATTGTATGCGGGCAATAATCTGCTTCTTCTCTTCATCTGAAACAAAATTTCGGGTGTGGAATACCTCATAATGATTTTTTCTGACCGAACTCAATATCGCCCTGTACATTCTTGCTGCTCCTTCAACAGGAGTCCTTGAGTAAACCGGGTATTGAGGAATGGTCGCCAAGGCACGTGAATAATAGTGCTCCGCCATAGAGGCTAAGTCCTCCCAAAGCTCCTTAAAAGCGTGGTTGACCTTGTGATTTATCAAATCCTCTTTCCTATATTGATATTTTTCCATTGTGTGAGCAGGAAGGTAAATACGATTACGCTCCAGGTCTTCCCCTATATCCCTTAAAATATTTGTAATTTGCATGGCATATCCCAGGTCTATGGCACCTTCTTTTAATTCCTCATCTCTACCAGGGGCAAGAACCGGCAAAAGCATTAATCCTACGCTGCTTGCTACATAATAACAATACGAGAGTAAATCACTTTTATTTTCTATCGTGATGGAGGACAAATCCATTGATTGGCCCTTAATCATGTCATAAAAAGGCTCAATATTCATTTCGAATTTGGAAAATACATCCTCAAGCGCAACCCACAGGGGATCACTGCTCTCCCGGTTACCGTTAATAAAACGATCGAACGCTTCTGAAAATAACCGAAGCTCATGCTCAGGATGCTCTCCTTCGTCTACAATATCATCTACTCTCCGGCAAAAAGCATATACAGCCCACAAAGCTTTTCTTTGTGGTTTGGGCAGCATAGCGAATGCTTTGGAAAAAGTTTTTGAATGTTTTTCAATCATTTCTTTGCAATAGTCATATGCCCTGTCTAATTCCTTCATCCTTCAACACCTCGCTTGTAATTACACCTGTCAACGTCACTGCCTTTTAAATAGTTGGCGAGTAATCTGGCACCCTGCATCACAATAGGGACTCCTCCACCAGGGTGTACGGAGGCACCAACTGCGAATAGCTGATCGATAGGATACGGGCGCAGCTGCGGCCTGAACACTCCTGATTGAAACAAGGTAGGGGCTATCCCAAAACTGCCTCCTTGATATAACCCTTCATTCTCTGCATCCTCAGGAGAACGTACCTTCATCCATTGAATATGCCCGCGGATATCAGGGAAGCCCCGCTTCTCCATTTGATTAATCACATACTGTACTAAATCATTCTGCTTTCCCCAATCAATGGCTGTCCCAGCTGGTACCGGCACCAAAGTGTAAAGTACTCCCTTCCCAGAAGGGACAAGACTGTCATCAATTAACGACGGGTGAAAGGTGTAAAAGGAAGGATCAGAAGGAACTTCTTTTCTTTCAAACACTTGTTTCAAGTGATAATCGAAATCTCTCGACATAAAAAACTGATGCACCGGATTTTCTGTGAAATTCTTATCCAGGCCAAAATAAATGAGCAGGCAGCCCGAAGAAGGTGTGTACTTACGTTTCAATTGGTGGCGCACCCCACCAGTTTATCCATAATTGGAAAATCCCCATTTAGAATTACTCGGTCTACCTTGATTTCTTTACCTAAAGCTTTCACGGAATGAGCTCGATTGTTTTCTGTTTTTACTTCTTCCACTTCCGTATTTAAATGAAAGGTTACCCCCCTGGCCTGCAGTTCAGCAACAATAATCTCCACTAAACGAGCATATCCACCACGAATGTACCAAATTCCATGCTGATGTTCACTGTACGAAACAAGTGAATACATAGCAGGGGATTGCTGTGGGTGTCCCCCAATATATAAGGTTTGCAATGAATATGCCTGAACCAGCTTTTCATCTTTAAAGTAACTTCGCATCATACGTTTAACATTTTGGTACGCCTTCAATTTCATGAGTGCGTGAAGATTTCTTCCGGTGAAAAAGCTTTTTTTATTCTCAAACGACTGTTCCAAAAATTGGGCGCTTCCTTGAATAAAACGTTGCTTCATATCTGACAGAAAGCGGTCAAAACCTAATTCATTGCCTGGAAATTTCGCTTCGATTTCTGCCTTTTGCCTGCTGGGATCTGGAAATTTGGTATAAGTTCTTCCGTCAGGATAATCAATTGTATATAAAGGGTCCAGCTTTATTAAAGGGATGTTTTTTCTATGTATGCCTCCCTCCTCTAAAATAGATAAAATCATGTCCGGTAATAGGACGATGGTGGGTCCTTGATCAATTTTGAATCCTTTTTCTTTCACATACGTAAGTCTCCCCCCGCAATGGCTGTTTTTTTCAAAAATCGTTATTTTCTGACCCTTACTCCTGGATAATAACAGAGCTGTTACGAGCCCCCAATTCCGCTTCCAACAATAGCCGTATGCCGATTCTTCATGAAGACCTCACCTCCGCTTCATGGATCCAATTCGTAGTAATTCTGGAGGATTCTAAAATCGTCGGAAGGCCACTGCCCGGATGTGTGCCTCCACCGACAAGCCAGCAGTTCTCCAATTCCTGAAAACGGTTGTGCGGCCGGAAGTACATCATTTGCGAAAGCTGATGTCCCAGACTAAACGTCGCTCCTTTATGGACATGATAGTCAAGCTCCCACTGTTTAGGAGTCAAAATTTTCTCAGACACAATATGTTCTCTTAAGTCAGTAAAACCTGTTTTCTTTTCAACTTCATCAAGGATAAGCTTTCGAAAAGTCTTCTGTTTTGCATCCCAGTCAATTTCTGAATAATTATTTGGCACTGGTGCAAGCACGTAGAGCGAAGAATGACCAATAGGGGCCAATGATTCGTCCGTAACACTCGCATTTTGAATATAAATCGACGGTTCCTCTGAAAGCACGAGCTCCTTCGTCAATTCTTCCACGTTCTTCTTATAATCATTAGCGAAAACAATCGTATGATGAGGCATATCATAGAGCTTGTCGACTCCTAAATAGATCATAAACGTGGAGCAGGAATATTTCTTATCTGCTATTTTTTGTTTAGAATATTTTTTGAGCACCCCATCGTCTACTAAATGATTCATAGCATTCGCAAAATCAGCATTGATGATTACTTCATCTGCATCAAATTGACTACCTGATTCAAGTTCAAAACCCTTCACACGCTTTTCATTGATACGAAGCTTGTTTACTCCTTCACTAAGATGAATCGTTCCACCATGCTCTTTTGTAACTTCAGCCATCGCTTTTGACAGCTGGTTCACCCCTCCCATCGGGTGGAAAACTCCATACTCATGTTCCATATAAGATAATATGGAGAAAGCACCGGGACACTCCCACGGGGACATCCCTAAATACTTTGCTTGAAATGTAAAAGCAATTTTTAAGCGTTCGTCTGTAAAATACTTAGAAAGTACGTCATACACAGATTTTCCTAGCGATAGTTTAGGCAGCGCTTTGATAGCCCTCACGCTGACATAATCCCGTAGTCTGTGATGACGTGTTTGAAGCAGAGGCATAAGGGCATTCATTTTTTCCCGTGTATCTTTCATAAACCGTTCATAGCCATGCTCATTACCTGGGAAATAAGTTCGAATCGAATCAAGCATTTTATCCCTTTCACTAAACATAGGGACCCTGTCTGATTCGAATTGCAGCTCATACATCGGTGAGAGTTCCTTTAATTGCATATAATCATGGACATTTCTGCCCGCCATCCGAAAAATTTCTTCCATGATATGCGGCATGCTCAAAAAAGTAGGTCCTATATCAAAAGAGTAAGCTCCTAGTTCTAACCTCCCGTTTCTGCCACCTATTTTATCTTTTTTTTCAAACACGTGAACGTTATACCCTTGTGAAGAAAGTATCATCGCTGCGGCCAGACCACCGGGACCTGCCCCTATGACCCCTATTGTTTTCACTATAGCACCTGCTTTCAGATTATATAATCATTGTACAATCATTATACAAAACCTGTATGAAACTAACAATTTTATAAGATCAGTCAATGTGCTGTTTCCATTACCCTTACTATTGGATGGAATAAATGTTCCCTAAACCTACTTAACATAACCTTATCAAAGGAGGAGAATTGCTAAGTTCAATTGATCATATTCTCATGTTATTAGGCCATACTAAAGCAAAGGAAGGAGGGATTCCCATGTTTTCCAATCAGCGGGTATCCGGAGCCCATTTCCCCTCTCATTCCACCTCCTCATACCCACTCAATCAAGCAGTAAACGAACGGTTGAATCATTGGTGCGATGAGCTCGAACAGTATGACCATATAAGAGAGCCTTCACGTCCGGATGCAGAACCGCAGAAAAGTAAAATCATGCAATCTTCACCGCCTATCCGTTTCTAAATGATTAGTCGAAGGACTGGGTAGATAACTATACACATTTGTCCCTCCTTGCATACGCTGAGTATGTAAACAACAGGAGGTGAGCTTATGTACGGCTATCCTTACGGAGGTTGGGGAGGTTGCGGTCGTGTTGGCGGATATGGCTGCGGCCGTGGTTACGCAAACAACTTCGCATTGATCGTTGTTTTGTTCATCTTATTGATCATTGTTGGCGCAGCATTTTATTGCTAAACAATCCATGTTATTTTGAGTGCAATTCTAGCCTGCAGAGAAAATTTCTCTGCAGGCATTTTTTAGTTGAGAATTTTTTTAATAAAAGAAAAGAACCTTTCCCAACTAGTTGAATGAACTAAATGGAAAAGATTCTAATTACCATTGAGCAGCCTCGTAAAAACTACTCTATTATTTTTGAAGCAAGGGGCAGACTCTATCTGTTTTTCAAACCCATTAATTTTTTCGTTATGTACACGTTCCGTAATATCACGGATAATCATGGCGCCTAAATGGTTATCATCTGGGGAAGAGGGATTTTCTAAAACTTCTAAATAAATGGAGGTTCCATCCTTTTTTGAAGCTCTTAACTGCGAGGGATGATGAAGTGCCTGAAGTCCCTGATCTTCTAATAGGGCGATTTTTAATTCCGATAACCTCATCCCTTTCAATTCTTCTAGAGAATACCCCAGAATACGAGCGAAACTCTGGTCGCAATCAATAATTTTCCCTTGTGCATGAAGAACAAGCCCCTCTGACCTTAAACTCTGCAGTAAATCCAATTCTTTTCTCACACTAGGTACAGGGATGTCAAGGGTTACCGGATGCAGCAAAATAACGTATTCCAATCTATTAGGAGACGCCATTGATTATAAGAAATAGCATTGAAACAAACGCTTTGATCCATCCTTGATTTCCAGCAGAAGATCCAAGCGGTCTCCTTCTTTAAGCCCCAGGAATTGTACAGCCGGAGGATTTATCTGCAAAACTTCTCCATGCTCATCGGTAATAATTAAAGCATCTCTTATATGACGTATTAACCAATTACAAACCGGCCGTTCAATTTTTTGTTATCATTAGGCATTGCTCTGCCTCCTAAGACGATGGACCTAATCTGTTATTAAGAAGAAAGCTGAGAATTACTATTCCCAGGATTCATCCTTTTCCAAATTTAAGTATAACAGATTCAAGGTCTTTATACTCAGGCAAAAAGACGTGAACAAACGAAATGATCCTCTTCCATTTCAGTACTTCAGAAGTAAATCAGGAAGTAACTTCATCTCTGCGTCTCTTGAATTCTTCCAGCAGCGCTTCCCCTTGAAAACCTTCATCCATGAGGATTTTCAGCATTTTCTCGATTTGTTCTCTTCTGCGATCAATGATTGTTCCCATAAAGATGACGTTCATGTAATCTCCGATTTGATTTGTGTCAATAGGCTTGACTAAGAAAGTGGCTGGTTCATTACTTTGTTTCGTAATTTTCACTTGTACCATTAATTCTTCACTATTATCGCAGAGCTCATTAAAGAAATCACTGTAACTATGGTCTACAAAGGCTTCAATCACCCACCTTCCCCGATCATCTTCACGATTAATGATCAAGCCATCGTGAAGCTTTATCCTGCGCTGAGTAATGTCCTCTTTTTTTTCCTCAATAATATCTAATGAGACAAGTTTAAAAGTTTTCACTTCTTCACCTCCAAGTATCAATCATTTTCTTTATTATAATGGACGCTCTATTATTCAGCAAAAACAAGCAAGTTCAGGCCACTAATTCAACCTGAACTTATCCTCCAATATAAGACATTTCTATTTTCTTTTTACCTTTGGAGCCATTCTCCACTCGTTCCTCGGAGTAGCGGTCATCCCTTTTTGTCCAAATTTTTATCAGCTGTAAAATGATTTCATGGTCTGACAAGTGACTTCTGAGCATTTGTTTTAAATCATATCCTTCTGTTGCAAACAGACAGGTAAACAACTTTCCATCTGCAGATAAACGAATACGTGTGCAGCTTGCGCAGAAAGAATCAGTGACGGATGATATCACTCCTATTTCGGCTTCACTATCTTTATAGCGATAGCGTGAAGCGACTTCCCCGTAATAATTAGCTTCCAACGGCTCAAGGGCATAACCTGATGAATTTGGTCGATAATTTCTTTTTTCGAAACCACATGTTTGAAGTTCCAGCCGTTATGGTTACCTACATCCATAAATTCAATGAATCGGAGTGTGTCTCCTGTATTTTTAAAATAACGGGCCATCGGCACAATTTGACTTTCATTCATCCCTTTTTTCACGACCATATTTATTTTAATTTTAAGACCAGCTTCTCTGGCAGCCTCGATTCCTTTAAGAACCGGCTTTGTCTTAATGCCTCTTCCATTCGTTTCTTTAAAGACTTCATCTTCGATCGCATCTAAGCTGATATTTACCCGACTTAATCCTGCCTCTTTTAGTTTCTTCGCTTGTTTAACTAAAAATACTGCATTTGTAGTTACAGCAATGTCGTTAATCCCTTCAATTTGGTGGATTCTTGCGATCAGCTGGTCCAAATTTTTACGCATCAGTGGTTCGCCGCCGGTAATTCTCACTTTCTCAGTCCCAAACTTCGCAAATATCTCAACTAACCGGACAATTTCGTCAAAACTCAATAGTTCCTTTGCCGGCATAAACCGATAATCGTCTCCGAAAATTTCCTTCGGCATGCAATAAGAACATCTGAAATTACATTGGTCGATTACCGATATCCTTAAGTCCTTCATCGGACGGTCATATTTATCCAATACATAATTTACCACGTTTATGCTCCTTTCTAGGAAGCTGATTTAATGGAAGGCTTCCTGCTTTCCTGAATCTTCTATGAGAATAACTTCTACCATATCCCCTAGTTTAAATCCTTTCGTTCCTCCTGGCAGCACAATAAAAGCATCTGTCTCAGCTAAAGAGGTAACCACGGCTGATTTATCTATTCCCGCAGGTGAAGCAAAGATTTTTCCATCCCTCATGGTTACTTTTCCCCTGACAAATCTCATAAATGGATTAGCTTTTGGAAAATCTTTGTTTAAATAAGCTTTTGTACGCCTTCTAAATGGGAACGGATTCGCTAGAAATCCTTGAATAATTGGAAAAGTAAACAGTTCAAATCCTACATAACAGGCTGATGGATTACCGGATAATCCGAACAACAGCTTTCCTTCTACTTCAGCAACCGTTGTCACGCTGCCAGGCCTCATGGCTATCTTATTAAATAAAACCTCAGCCCCGAGTTCTTTGTAAATGTCCGGCATAAGGTCAAAATCACCTACCGAAACACCACCGGTAGTGATGAGAATATCCATTTCGGCTGCGGCCTTGCTGACTGCCTCAAAGCAAGTCGAAAAATCATCCTTAAGCTTCCCTAAGTAAACGGCCTCGGCCCCTGCCCTTTCCACCTGGGCAGTAATCATGTATGCATTTGAATTGCGGATCTTCCCAGGTTCAAGAGACTCATCCACATCAAGTAATTCCGTTCCCGTAGCAAATATCCCTACTTTTGGTTTTCTTTGAACTTTTACTTGATCATACCCAAATGTTGCTAACAGTGCTTTAATTCCGGG
This Halobacillus salinarum DNA region includes the following protein-coding sequences:
- a CDS encoding glycosyltransferase, which gives rise to MDNLLFYLLVIMTIVLNIWTIINSVFLLPLAPSKRLDHFPKVSVLVPLRNEASQVEGLVQSLKKLTYPNLEVNLLDDQSEDGTYERLQSEIKGDERFHLFKGDPLPDGWNGKVYACHQLSHHSNGTYLLFFDADARMAPSAVEKALATLYKYHAAMISGFPNYPSRNLFASLLVPLQHMVVLLHLPLMVANSTLKPKFTAACGIFILINREVYDLIGGHASVKNSLVEDVDIAREVKKSGYKMILANLTPTVVSFMYDTAKETWEGFKKNIFPGLGRSKIMVTGIILVYSVLFLTPFAYAMTGLALGNWTLLLPFLLTVAFKMFVDARTGHPLWLAWLLPVSIAALLAVMISSMLTHVRGKAYKWKGRSYE
- a CDS encoding phytoene desaturase family protein; amino-acid sequence: MKVIIIGGGLGGLSAAVTLARHGASVKLFEKNPHFGGKMMPIDLDGYHFDFGPNTITMPEVFKEVFTQGGLAAKDQPVFEKIERHTRNQFPDGGHFDFSSDHQDMKNQIAALEPGKEHQYDSFTREVERLYNLSKQSFLNRTFSSWKDYLSPSLAAKIVQVKPWQNMDSFFAKYFSHPYIRQSLNRYATYIGSSPFHAPATFAMIAHLELNQGVYYVRGGNTKIAEAFVKAAKKQGAELYNNTKIQRITTANRKVTGVVTQEGDFQEADYVILNGDLLHSIPELIENEKRNHLSDDKINSYDPSTSAFVLLAGLNKRLDQLHHHHLLFSADYHKEFNSLKNGDYPTDPTIYISTSSKSDPTVSPYGDNCFLLVNAPPVGAGRNDVDPEEVKERIYSLLNTAGIPIKNYIQAEEVWTPEKIASQFGAFKGAIYGPSSNNKRQAFMRPFNRSLDFSNLYFCGGSTHPGGGAPLVVLSGQNVANQLLGRLVIME
- a CDS encoding phytoene/squalene synthase family protein, encoding MKELDRAYDYCKEMIEKHSKTFSKAFAMLPKPQRKALWAVYAFCRRVDDIVDEGEHPEHELRLFSEAFDRFINGNRESSDPLWVALEDVFSKFEMNIEPFYDMIKGQSMDLSSITIENKSDLLSYCYYVASSVGLMLLPVLAPGRDEELKEGAIDLGYAMQITNILRDIGEDLERNRIYLPAHTMEKYQYRKEDLINHKVNHAFKELWEDLASMAEHYYSRALATIPQYPVYSRTPVEGAARMYRAILSSVRKNHYEVFHTRNFVSDEEKKQIIARIQ
- a CDS encoding phytoene desaturase family protein — translated: MVKTIGVIGAGPGGLAAAMILSSQGYNVHVFEKKDKIGGRNGRLELGAYSFDIGPTFLSMPHIMEEIFRMAGRNVHDYMQLKELSPMYELQFESDRVPMFSERDKMLDSIRTYFPGNEHGYERFMKDTREKMNALMPLLQTRHHRLRDYVSVRAIKALPKLSLGKSVYDVLSKYFTDERLKIAFTFQAKYLGMSPWECPGAFSILSYMEHEYGVFHPMGGVNQLSKAMAEVTKEHGGTIHLSEGVNKLRINEKRVKGFELESGSQFDADEVIINADFANAMNHLVDDGVLKKYSKQKIADKKYSCSTFMIYLGVDKLYDMPHHTIVFANDYKKNVEELTKELVLSEEPSIYIQNASVTDESLAPIGHSSLYVLAPVPNNYSEIDWDAKQKTFRKLILDEVEKKTGFTDLREHIVSEKILTPKQWELDYHVHKGATFSLGHQLSQMMYFRPHNRFQELENCWLVGGGTHPGSGLPTILESSRITTNWIHEAEVRSS
- a CDS encoding YjcZ family sporulation protein, with protein sequence MYGYPYGGWGGCGRVGGYGCGRGYANNFALIVVLFILLIIVGAAFYC
- a CDS encoding PAS domain S-box protein codes for the protein MRKELDLLQSLRSEGLVLHAQGKIIDCDQSFARILGYSLEELKGMRLSELKIALLEDQGLQALHHPSQLRASKKDGTSIYLEVLENPSSPDDNHLGAMIIRDITERVHNEKINGFEKQIESAPCFKNNRVVFTRLLNGN
- a CDS encoding PAS domain-containing protein encodes the protein MERPVCNWLIRHIRDALIITDEHGEVLQINPPAVQFLGLKEGDRLDLLLEIKDGSKRLFQCYFL
- a CDS encoding YwpF-like family protein, encoding MKTFKLVSLDIIEEKKEDITQRRIKLHDGLIINREDDRGRWVIEAFVDHSYSDFFNELCDNSEELMVQVKITKQSNEPATFLVKPIDTNQIGDYMNVIFMGTIIDRRREQIEKMLKILMDEGFQGEALLEEFKRRRDEVTS
- a CDS encoding molybdopterin molybdotransferase MoeA, with protein sequence MKLHRKPIPVKEAVSKVMERMKKNSHERVNLENSHNRYLGEDITASHPIPPFDKSPYDGFALHSTDTIGLGRGQAEEFRVIEQIGAGHRASRPLKKGEAVRIMTGAEIPEGADCVAMFEICQAYEKNGQSYMSLKRELKPGQNVIHQGSETKKGTVLVQSGTKINPGIKALLATFGYDQVKVQRKPKVGIFATGTELLDVDESLEPGKIRNSNAYMITAQVERAGAEAVYLGKLKDDFSTCFEAVSKAAAEMDILITTGGVSVGDFDLMPDIYKELGAEVLFNKIAMRPGSVTTVAEVEGKLLFGLSGNPSACYVGFELFTFPIIQGFLANPFPFRRRTKAYLNKDFPKANPFMRFVRGKVTMRDGKIFASPAGIDKSAVVTSLAETDAFIVLPGGTKGFKLGDMVEVILIEDSGKQEAFH